A window of Narcine bancroftii isolate sNarBan1 chromosome 6, sNarBan1.hap1, whole genome shotgun sequence genomic DNA:
CTGGGAGAAGTCCAAATGAGCAGCTTTTAATCAGTCCACAGTAAAATGTTCCTCCTTCTTTGAGCGTCGCATCGGCCTCGGGCCGATAAATTTGCCTGGTAGGGAGAGTGGCGCACCGTATACCATCTCTGCCAATGAGGCTTGCAGGTCTTCCTTGGGCACCGTTCTGATCTTGAGGAAGACCCAGGGTAACTCGTCTGCTCAGTCCAGGCCAgaaagtcttgccatcagagcggactttaagtgtctgtggaacctctcctcCAACCTTTtgaactgtgggtggtaggccgtggtgtggtggagtgtTACCCCCAAAGGTTTTGCCAGCTGAGTCTATAGCGCGGAGGTAAACTGGCCACCTCTGACATTCATGATGTGCGCCGATACGCCAAACAAGTGATCCACTGGCTGAACAAGGCTCTGGCACACGTCTCCGCCGATGTCTCATGGCTTCTGGGCATCTCGTTGCTCTGTCCACTATTGTAAAAAGGTAGCGCGACTCCTTGGACACCGGGAAGGGCCCCACGACATCCACatggatgtgctggaacctccGCGTAGCCGAGTCAAAATGTTGGATAGGGGTCTGCGTGTGCCTGTGAATTCTAGAAGCCTGGCACCTGGTTCAGTTCTGGGCCAATTCTGCCACCTCTTTTTtgagcccatgccagacgaatcgTTGCACCACTATCCTCACTCATTTGCCTTTATTGAGGGATGAGCGAGATCGTGGATCGAGCCGACGACCCTCGCCCTCCACTTCTGTTGAACTACCGGGCGCCATGTGCCAGTGCAGGTGTTGCAGAGCAGCACCTGAGAGGAGTTGGGTAGATGAATATTCTCGAGGTGCAGACCCAAGATGGCGGTCCGGAGGGCTTTTGTTCCAGTGTCATGCTGTTGGGCAGGAGAGTGCGTCCGCGTTCACATTGTCTTTGCCAACCTTGTGCCGGATGTCAGTGGTGTATTCAGACACATAGGAAAGGTGGCGTTGTTGCCTGGTGGACCACGGGTCCTTGGCCATAGTCAGTGCTTGGGTGAGGGGATTATGATAAGTAAAGATTGTGAAAGTTCTGCCCTCCAAGAAATAATGAAAgcagatggccaggtacagtACGATGAGCTCTTGGTCTAATGCGCTGTATTTAAGCTCCAGCAACCGCAACTGGTTACTAAAAAAGGGCAGCAGGCGCCATtgcccatccagccactgttccAATACTCTCCCGTCTTCTGTAATCAAAGCATCAACCGAAAGTGGCGTGTGTGCTTCCGGGTGCAGGTGTACCAATAAGGTCGCACCAGCAAGGGTCTGTTTTGTTGCTGTGAAGGCCTCgtctgcctcctccgaccaggcTAAGGTCTTCTCCTTTGTTGCGATCAGCGCAAACAGAGGGCACGTGGTGCGGGTGGCGCTGGGGATGAATCTATGGTAGAAAtttaccatccccacaaattcttgTAGGCCTTTAAGGGTGGAGGATTTGGGGAAATGCTGGACAGCTGCCACTTTCTCCGGTGCTGGAAGCTGCCCCAGACggtgagatggtgtgccccaggaaatgCAATGtttgtttcccaaactggcatttggccttgttgactGTGAGGCCAAACTCTGCCAGCCGGACGAACAGGGTATGGAGATGGGCTTTGTGCTCTTTGCGGCTGTGGCTGGTGACCAGAATGTTATCCAGCGTCCTTTAATCCCAGCGGCATCCGGAGGAACTCGAATATGCCGAATGGGGTGATAATAGCGGTCTTTCCAATGTCATCAGGGTGAACTTGGATCTGGTCGTATCCCCGAACTAAGTTGACCGTAGAAAAGAACTGTGTCACTCtttatcttgggggggggggggatttagactaactttaagctaggtcattaatgttgtgtactaattattggggggggggtttagtttatttagtctgccgatgtagtactgtaattttttattatcttatgtttaatctttttactgtaactttctatttaattcatgttataaaatcttaaataaagttttaaaaaaaaagaaaagaactgtGCACCATGAAGGTTGGCCACGAAGTCCTGGACATGGGGGACTGGGTACCTGTCTAGAGTCGTGGCATCGGTTAACTCCCTATAGTCTCCACAGGGCCTCCATCCATCAGATGATTTTGGGACCATGTGTAGAGGTACCACCCAGGCACTGTCTGACCGCTGAATGATGCCCAACTCTTGGAGCCTGGAGAATTTCTCCTTCgcctgtttcaatttttttggtGGCAGCCATCTAGCTCTGGCATGCAACAGGGTCCTtgtgtggtgatgtggtggaaaACTCCATGTCGGGGGAAAGCGACGTCGAAGTGTGGCTCCAGGATGGCGGGAAACTCACTGAGAATTTCAGCGTACTCATCCCTCACGGCGGCTACTGTGGCAATTCTGAGTCTGTTGTCGTCCGCCATGCCCAGTCGCACTGAGTGAAAAGTGCAGGTGTTGAGTAGCCTCCTGCCCCTCACATCCACGACCATGATCCCTCAGGAAGTTGGCCACTGAGGCCAGCACAAACCTCCAGGTGAATTTTTCTTCACCGATATGTATCTGCGCTCCACGGTTGCCATTGGTCTTGATTATGGAGCCATTGGCCACCCGGAGGGTTGGACCGGGAGATCAGGTATGAATCTCCAGGGCTGTAGGGAGCAGGGCACTCAGctcggcccctgtgtccaccaggaaccaGCGGCCTGTGGATCTGTCTGTGACATGAAGGGCGCTGTTTACGTGGCCAACCATTGCAGCCATCAACGgtagctggcctggtcatttccctgaaaattGCAGGGTTGGCAGGACTTACGAGCTTgcactccccagcgctggtggtaaaggcaccatgttgactgggtgtcctctggcttgtgcttgggggcagCCTGCGGTCGATGGGGTCCCGGTTTGGAAACCTGGCTGAGACCCGCCACATTTTCCTGCTTtgtgcaccagagggcatctaCCTGGGCTGTGGCCTTATGGGGGTCAGTGAACTCCTCTTCAGACAAATGTAGCTGGATATCGTCTGGCATTTGTTCCAGGAAAATCTGGCAGAAGAGGAAACACGACGCGTGATCCTCCGCCAgagccagcatctcgtccatcagggcTGAAGGGCTGCGGTCACCTAACCTGTCCAGGTGTAAGAGCCTGGAAGCACGTTGATGGAGGGTaaggccaaacttccccaggagcagGTTTTTGAGGGCGGTATACTTGCCCACTGGTGGTGATTGATGTATGAGATTGTCCACCCTTGGCGCCGTCTCCTGATCCAGCGCACCCATGATGTGGTAGAACTTTGTGTCGTTGGCTGAGCTGTTGTGCCGGTGGAATTGTGCCTCCAACTGCCTGAACCATGTTTGTGGGTGATGGGACCAGAAAGGGGGATGCTTGAGGGCTACGGTGTTTACCTCAGCTTTGTCCATCGTTAATTGGGTCCAGAAAGATGTCTgggcctgtcggggtcaccactgtagcactcTGCACAACTGGAGAAAGCACAGTCCCCACACCAAAGGTGTTTAATGActgtttattcaaattcagccacCAAGTGTGTGGTGATgccataatcactgcccagggcgcGCGGtggaagggaggctggagtcaAGAAGAACCCATAATgatgccatcttcccatggcttccCTGCCACGTGGCGATATATGCGGGGCCAATTCGCCATGAGAATGTGTGCCACCACACCCATTTCTTTGAACCTCTAACTGATCTGAACAAATGCCTACTCACAGAATATGGTTGTGGTTGAACTTTGTGGTAATGGAATTAGATTATggacagaatgctttccacagtactcctgtagaaatttaaaaaaacctttggtGTCATACGAAATCTCCTCAAACtattcacaaagtatagccattagcATCATGATGCCATCAACATAGAGGCACCAGGACTGATCCTTAGAGAtgatgacccctcgatgaggactggatcgtgttctggTTTTCTCCAGGAGGAAAgcctctagagcacacatgtcaaactctggcccgcgatataattatattatattacatatatattagagttggcccgctggccgccgcgcaagtatagcacatgcacagcagcaagcactaCCGTAGTAGTTtatagcacttccacagcaggcacagcagtcaccgatatagttaacgggaaagttaattagatattcacagcggcgccgatacaacgtacccgccgcctagctccaacggacccgccgcctagctacaacggacccgccgcctagctacaacggtcccgccgcctagctacaacggacccgccacctagctacaacggacccgccgcctagctccaacggacccgccgcctagctccatgtgcctggacgtggtgggtcacctccgcgtctccttgagcttcatctgtgggcgggtgctgctgggcatcggactttccgctggggtggaggtcgcggacgagttccaccgctctcacggtattcccggtgagatggcgagaccagcggggactccttgggttgttggcggcggttacagcaggcggaggcgggggcggaggagggagagggggcgggggggatgccgctcgggtttgctggctgggctggggagggctccctgcagacctccgctccctggcatgcttctcggcaacgtgcgatccttggcttaaaggctagagagaaatattattttatttcttatttgttaatgcttcttatggaaagagtttaaccaaaactattattaaacatttattttaataagaaaaagtttaacattacatatgttgagagaaaacatgcagatgttgttgaaaattttcaataaatatttagttcggccctcgacttagtccaagtttttaattttggccctccgtgaatttgagtttgacacccctgctctagagggtGTGCAGGCGGGGGTTTACTGAAATGACTCCATGATTGAGGGGTATCTGCTCTTTGCTGAATTCCACCTACTGGGACATTCTCTTTGGAGCAGAGGAGGTTGTGAGGAGATCTGATCTTGGGACAAAACCAAGAAGGGGAATGAGAATTGATAGAAAGTCTCTGTCCCCACACGTGTAAGGACCAGGAAGTAGGGGTGATAAAAACTGGCCATGTGGTTGATAGTGAGGAGGGAAGCTGGGTATTGATGGGCCGGGCAGTTGAATCCTGGGAAGAGATGTGATGGAGGCTaaggccaaacattgtcaggagACAACTGTCCCTCTGCACACAGTGTCACAGAGTGCAGAGGGACAGTTGGGCTCTGGAAACCACATCCAGAAATCCCTGAGGGTGGGGGATATGGGTCAGGTGAACACACTACACCTGCTTTCCCTGGACAGAACCCTAATGATGATCACCCTACTGGAACTGGATAAACAAGTGACAGGACGGTGTACATTTCTGGTGAACACTTCACAGTAAGTTGGGAATGGTGTTGGAGGTACACACATACAGGATTTCTGAGGTTGGTGCCAAAATAGTCATTTCACTATTGGGGTAAAAGGAGGTATAGTTGGATGTTGGTTTTACAAATGGGAGGAGAAGGAGGGTGGAGGCAGTTTAACTTTGGTTTGGAAACCACAAGAGGCCTTGACAGAGTCAAGGGGAAGGAACTACCTTCCTCAGCAGAGGTCAATAAATGTAAGGGCTGGGGTTGTGTAGGGAGATCAGgcagggtgggtggaaagagagtAGAAGCTGAAGAAGATTTTCTTCTCCCAGAGTGAGCTGTAACTCTGAAACTCACTGCTTGAGAGGCTAATGGAGGGAGAAAGCCCAACATCAGGAAATCAAAgcaagaggagcatctgatgTCCCTGAGCGCTGTAGGCCAGGGATGTGGGGGTGAATGTTTGACCTGCAGGACACAGTAGAATGAATGTTCTTACTCTTTGCTGGACattaccagtctataattccctggattctctctcttaactttttaaaaatcagggtACCACATTTTCCAATCGTCAAGCATGTGCTCTGTGATGaaggaggattcaaagatcaaaaCCAATGCCCCAACTCTCTCTTCCCTCAGCCACCTGAGTATATCACATCTAGCCTCAGGGAGTATCaacctgtgagagatgagtaaaactaatatgaaaatatgaaagatgaagaaaactagtatggatatatgtgtaatgaataaagccagtttgaataggataagggtcttctagccttttagacagaattagcaagttctgcatataagaagttagccctgagagtcgggaaggtgtgaataaggacaatgacatgatgggacaccgacaggataccccctggtcctccaagttcacagaaacagcacgtaggcagacaggattgcctaatgccaaactcatccaggaggcagaaggatgtaagagggagggtacttctatactgaaataaactgtataaaagttgggtgagccccagtgtatgtgtgtattcccagggtaaggggaagcacccaactttgcattgttgtataataaatgttctttgttctcaatttttgtctcgagcaaattctgtgaaggtacttctgtttctcacaaaccTTAATGTTTGTAAAATGTCCAACACATCTTCCTCAATTTCAACATTATCTAGCACACAACTCTACTCCATTTGGACCccatcctgatcaaggtcctgttttctggtgaacagtgaagaaacatattcatttaggacctttcCAAACTCTTATGCTTCTAGACACCTGTTGACTCTGTTACATTTAAGTGGTTTCGCCTTCATTTTCGTTATCCTGTTCTTAACACATGCAAAGAATGCCTTGGGATCCTAATTAATTTTACTTGCCATGGCTTATGCCcgctttgagctctcctaaatcctttcttaagctccttcacAGCCAgcttataattctcatgagccctttgtGTTTCctacttcctaaatctaatgaaagcttccttcttcctcttaactagctgcctcacctgtttggtCAAGCACGCTTCCCTTTTCCTGCCCTGTTGCAGTAGGACAAACCTATCTGGAAGCTGAGCAAGTGGACCCGAAATATACTTCACTTTAATCTGTCTTTTTTCacatgaacatctgttcccaatttactctccctagttcctccCTCAGCCCATTGAAATTAATCATTTCCCAACTGAACACTTTCTCCATTTTGCCTGCTTTTATCCTTggccatagctatgctaaatctCAGGGAGTTTTTGccgctatctacaaatttgaacCACTGTCCCCTTGACTAACTCTTAAGACAGGTAACAAAAAATCTTTTCTGATTTTCCTCTCGGCATGGATAACCTAACACTGCCCATTTCAGTGACTATTATAAATCTGTGTCTGTACAGTACaatgtaaaacataaaagtctgtagacactgtgtttgtactgtagtaaaaacaccaaaatataagaggaactcagctggccttttGAGCatccataaatatatatatgtggcACTTCAGCTACAGGTCAGCACTACCCAATTActcacaattaacctacacatctGCTACATTTTGAACAGTACAAGGAAACCAGAGTATTAGAGGAAATCCCACGCAAactcagggagaaggtacaaactccttaaagacagcatggattcaaaccccattgcAATTGCAGGCACTGTGAAGATCTTGCGCTAATGTTTTGCCAACTGTGCAGGCCTTTCAAGGAATTAGCAGGATGAGCAAACACCCAGAAATCTCAAATACAAACaatactggctgggggaggaatgcagaccaacaaatggtgttaattggatatgataaggagagAAGTGTAAATTAATGAGGTCTGTGCatacagagacagggaaaagggagagagacagagctggtggAAGGTGACGATGGAAGAAGTATGGGGGGGTTGGTTAATGAAATTCTGAGAAGCCGATATTAATGCCACCTGTGTAGACGATGGTGTCCAGTTGAAAGAATCGTTGTTGTTCCTCTATTTtgcaggtaatctcaatctggcagtgcttGAGACTGTGAACAGatgtgtcggcaagggaatggggtggagaaattaaatgggtggccactgggatataCACGTTATTGCATCAGACAGATCCAATGTGATCAACAAGTCGATTTCCCAGTCTGGGCCCAATCTGtccgatgcagagaaggccacaatgggagcaccgaatgcagtagatgaactctgcagattcacaagtgaaaatgTTCTTCTTTTGGAAGGACATTTTGAGCCCCAAATGGTGGTTAGGGAAAAGGTGTGGGTGCACAGCATCTACTGCAGTCAcaagggtaggtcccaagggaggCAGTAGTGGACAAGGGATAAGTTTCTATACAATTCAGTAactgattcacatcagtgtcctcACTGTGCAGTGACAGGTGTAAAAGATTGTTCCCTTTCACTGTGACTATTCTAAAGGTTTTTGTTATTACAGTACAATGACTGTTGGATAAGTCTGTGCTGTCACAGTTCAGTAAATGTTGCAAATGTCTGTGTCCTGGCAATTCAGTGACTCTTTTACAAATGTATGTCGAAACCTTACAGTATCTTTTAAAACTCTTGTGCCCTTTTAGTACAGGGACTTGGCTTTTTCAGGTGCGTTCTCTGCTAAGAATGcgcatgaagaagcagaagcggccctttaaattgcaatTCAGGTGTCAGCAttgaaagcgcagcgctggccacctgaaaggacagctgaGCCAGATGCGCATCTGagtggctcctgtcccttggctGTCAAgacaggatggctggctgtcagctgggacagccagcatgGACTATCAGCgtggggacgtccccacactgatcccaccgccccgctctctctccactCAGGAAATcaatccccacattgatcccgctgcccgctctctccccattcacggggctggagcggccggccgGGGGTGGGGTACGGGAGCTGTAGCACTGGCgggtgagtacgggggctggagcggctggcggGGGAGGAGGCTAGAGTGACTATCGGGGGATAAAGAAACTGGAGCGACTGGCGGGgtagaaggaggctggagcggccggtagGGGAGAAGGAGGCGCTCGAGTTGGTTACCGGCATTGTTTCGACTAGCCCCCTTCTCctccgccggccgctccagcctcctcccctcctggctgctccagcccctttctccccactcccgaaatcagtccccacagtgtggggacagcccgcgCCGTCCGCCCGGCAGTGTGGGGACTGGAAGAGGAGCGGCCAGGATCTGgccattcagatggctggggaggacACTGTGCTACGTGGATTATCCTTCCACGAGGGGGGTTACCAAGCTAGACCTGcaggcacctcctgcacattcacatggCCTTCCCACAGacgcattttgccaaaatatgcggctttacaaacggggcaattggccacctgtaaGTGCCTACTGTTGTAAAGggaccggatggccgactccagcTCCTCATTCTCATGTTTTTATGACGACTTCACATCTTACAGAGGGTTCTCTGCCCTAACAGGAACATCACCGTCGGCTCATTGTCAGGGAGCTCATTTCAATCCATCCGTATTGAGAAAATCCTCTCAAATAAACCTCGTGCATTATTCTCGGACACAGTTTCGGTTTGAGTGCTGATAAACGGTAGTTAATTGGCGGTTGCGGCCGGGAAACGGGGCGGAGCTGGGAGATGAGAGGCCGCTCTCTGTGCTCCGCCGTCACTCGGACTCggactcctcccctcctcttGGCTGCGCGTATCTCGGGCAGGTCGGGGCGCTGCATAGAAAAGCAGACAGTAGCAGCGACTGTGTTATTGAGCAGAGAGCGGAGTGAAGAGGCATCATGTCAGGCAGAGGGAAAGGAGGTAAAGGACTGGGCAAAGGCGGAGCCAAGCGCCACCGTAAAGTTCTCCGTGATAACATCCAGGGCATCACCAAACCCGCCATCCGCCGCCTGGCTCGGCGTGGCGGGGTCAAGCGCATCTCGGGGCTGATCTACGAGGAGACCCGCGGGGTGCTGAAGGTTTTCCTGGAGAACGTGATCAGGGATGCGGTCACCTACACCGAGCACGCCAAGCGCAAGACGGTCACCGCCATGGATGTGGTGTACGCTCTGAAACGCCAGGGCCGCACTCTCTATGGCTTCGGCGGCTGAACTGCCTGCATTGTCCCTGCATCAACACAAAGGCTCTTCTCAGAGCCACCCACCCCCTCACGGAGAGAGCAGCCCCTCGCCACGTTGGCATGAAATTCATTTCCTGTCCTCGTTCTCTGCCCTTGCCCATAGATTTCCCTTCATTGCTGCTTGTCAGGGCTCGTCTATTTTACAAACGTGACCTTCGGCCGATAGACTTTCTCTTTGGAAATTACTAAGATGATGCGCGAATCCGTCGACAccggttaccccccccccccacaccaaacTCTGGTCCGGGAACACTCGCTTGTCTCGTCTCCGGCTGAGCTGAAGCCCCTCAAATCGGCTCCGTATATTCACACACAGGGCTGGGGATATAATTAATCGACATTTCCAATGGTATTTATAAGAACAAATGGGCCGCACGGTTGGCGAAGCGTTGAGCGCGACGTCTTGacggcgccagcgatcgggacgggggttcgaatcccgcgctgtctgtcaggagttggaacgttctccccgtgtctgcgtgggttttcccggggactCCCGTCTCCTCCCTCCTTCTAAACGAACTGGGCTGcagggtaattgggtgtaaatttggtgacACAGACTCGTCGGCCGGAATAGCCTGTCactatgctgtatgtttaaattaatttaaaatattcagcGAAACTCTAGATTCCCTGAAATTGGCGGGCGGTTTGAAAATAAAGAGCAGCCAATCAGACTGCAACCTCTGAGCCGCGTGATGGCGGAAGTCTGACCCGCTGTCAAAAATATCCAAATGTGGCCAGAGATAACATTGCCCGGCCGCCCCAGATCTTCAAACTCTCTCCTTTCTATCCAGTTGATGACAGGATGCAGCCAAACGCTGCCTTAAAATGTATAATTGTAATCTGCTGATGTCAATCAGAATTCCTGGGCGTATTGAACATGGAACAACACAGCGGAGTTCAGGCCCTTCGGTCCTCGATGTTGGCAAACAAGTCAGCAAAAGGACGCAAGGTTGTTCCGAACAGGATACAGACGGTGATGGAGGGATGACGGGCTTGCGATGGAACGTCACTTCACAGCAGGGGACCGCAGCAGCCGCCCTAGATCAACGCTTGGATATGTGATCAGGGAGCTTCCAGCCAATGCCAGTATTGATAGGAGTCGAGACATGAGATGGTAATCAGTTGGTATGTCGGGGACAGCATTGTCCCATGGAATTTAATCCTAGTGAGTCCATGCGCATATATTTTTTGGAGGAGCAGAATGGCCCTGacggatgaacagagggaccttggcttTGAAGTCAATGACCATATTTCCTAGAATAgatccagctgcgtgagggattatgggcaGGGAAGACAGACATGGCTCTGCAGAGTTTTAAGACGCAGAGAGCGGACGTGAAGGCCGAAGCGGACTGTTGAGGTTGTCAGCCCGCACCGGTGGCCCGCTGACGGCTACCACTGTCCTGTCGGCTCCCgccgcccctgccttgaggggtcatggagggagaggggtgagcggggagatgggtcacaggctgacgTCGTCATCAGACGCCCCTAACCTGCCGCTTGGAGCGGCTGGATAATTATAAGTGACGGAGGACCTATCCCCGAGAAGAGTTGCAATCGGTACATTCAGAAAGCCTTGTCTCTAGGTGAAAGGGCGGAGACTTTGTCTCGGGTAATTTCTTGCTTGAAAGGGAATGATTCTCTCCTGTAGATTCTTCAAACTCGGTGTTTCCGCATTCAAGGCAGGGACTGCCTTCTGTTACTGGAGGCGGTCGGGGTCTGTGATTGGTGGTTGTGAAGCCATAGAGGATTTGGAGGAAACCTGCTGTTCATTCGTCCAAATCGACCAATGATACTCGTTTCCGTCCCCAATCCCTTATTAGCATAGCATGAGTGCACTGCCTATTTAAACCGCACTAGTCCCTGGTTCAGtttatttctgtgtgtttaatCTGGAGCAGAAATGCCTGACTCGAAACTAGCGTCCAAGAAAGGTGCCAAGAAGGCAGTGTCCAAGCCAACTGGCAAAGGTGGTAAGAAGCACAGAAGATCAAGGAAGGAGAGTTACTCTATCTACATCTACAAAGTGTTGAAGCAAGTTCACCCCGATACTGGCGTCTCTTCCAAGGCTATGGGCATCATGAACTCTTTCGTCAGCGATATTTTTGAACGCATTGCTGGCGAAGCTTCCCGTCTGGCACATTACAACAAGAAGTCGACTATCAGCTCCCGGGAGATCCAGACTGCAGTGCGCCTGCTGTTGCCCGGGGAATTGGCCAAACACGCCGTGTCAGAGGGGACAAAGGCGGTGACCAAGTACACCAGCTCCAAGTAAAGCCCCCACCAAGTGCCGATGACTCAAACCGAAAACAACGGCTCTTTTAAGAGCCACTTCCAATCTCACTGAAAAGAGTTGTCCAAATGTGTCGGCATGGAATTGGAGCAGAATTTTTCTAgttatttttgttttgatttcatCTTGGTATCACTGCTGTACTCCAGTCCACTGAACTGACGGTAAATT
This region includes:
- the LOC138737582 gene encoding histone H4; amino-acid sequence: MSGRGKGGKGLGKGGAKRHRKVLRDNIQGITKPAIRRLARRGGVKRISGLIYEETRGVLKVFLENVIRDAVTYTEHAKRKTVTAMDVVYALKRQGRTLYGFGG
- the LOC138736431 gene encoding histone H2B 1/2-like yields the protein MPDSKLASKKGAKKAVSKPTGKGGKKHRRSRKESYSIYIYKVLKQVHPDTGVSSKAMGIMNSFVSDIFERIAGEASRLAHYNKKSTISSREIQTAVRLLLPGELAKHAVSEGTKAVTKYTSSK